The Planctomycetota bacterium region GGCGAATACTACCACTACGTGACGGCACCGATCGACTCGTATAAGGGCTGGCGGATCGGCACGCCGCCGCTGTGGTACCCCACCCATTCGACCGCCTACTACATCGGCGTGACAGGCAAGCGGTTCACCAGTGTATCGTGCGTCGGCTTCAAGAGCGACAAGCCGTGGTACCAGCCTGGCGCCAACAAGTACGACAACCCGTTCGGCGACGAGGTGGCCCTCTTCCAGACCAGCGAGGGCGGGGCGTCGCGCATGGGCATGTGGCACACCGTCTTCTCACGCATCAGCGAGACGGGGCGCGTCTTCGGCGAGAAAGGCTGGATGGACGGGATGAACTATCGCGGCAGCCTGCGGCCGCTGCCCGATCTCGCGCGGCCGCCCCTGCCCCCCGGCGTGCCGGCCGGCGGCCACGGCGGCTCGCACGGCAACCTGATGCACGAGTTCGTCACGGCCATCCTCGAGGACCGCGAGCCGATGGTCAACGTCTACGAGGCCCTGGCCATGACCGTGCCGGGCATCGTCGCCCACCAGTCCGCGCTCAAGGATGGTGAAACGCTCAAGATCCCGCAGATCGAGCGCCCGAAGGCCTGAGCACAGAGAGTCCCTCATGAGCCGAGCCTTGAGTCCCTTGGTTCTCTTCGGGTTGGCTGCCTTCTGTGTGGCCGGACAGCAGGCGGACCTCGAGGCGCGGAAGCGCCTCCGGGCCTCACCGCCGCCAGGCATTTACCTGCCCACGATCTTCGAGAACCCGACCACGCCCGAGACCCGTACCCTCACGCCCGCCGAGGCGGATGCCGCGCTGGAGCGAGACTGGCTGTTCCAGGCGATGGGCGAGCCGCTCCTCCAGCGCGCAGCCAAGGAGATCGGCTGGACGCGCAGCCTGGCGCAGCGCCTCGCCGCAGGAGGCAGTTCGCTCGGCTTCGCCGCAGAACTGGGCGAACTCCAGACGCTGGAGCGACGCCTGGCGGCTCTCGCCGCAAGCCCCCCTGCGCTCCCGCCCGAGGCGGCGGCCGGTGCGGTGCCGCACTGGATCTGGTTCCCCGAGGGCAAGCCCATCGAGGATGCGCCGGCCGAGGCACGGTTTTTCCGCCGCACGTTCGAGCTTCCAGCAGGCGAGGTGCGCCGCGCCGGCCTGCGCATCACGGCCGACGACGCCTGCGAGGTGTTCGTAAATACTGCCCACGTCGCGAGTAACGACACCTGGCAGCGCCTGGCCACCGTCGAGATCAGCAAACACCTGCGGCCCGGCAGGAACGTCCTGGCTGTGAAGGCGGTGAACAGGCCCTTCTCCGGCAAGAACCCCGCCGGCCTGATCGCGCATCTTGCCATCGTCTTCGCTGACGGACGCCAGGTGGCGATCGCCAGCGATGCTTCGTGGCGAGCAGAGAAGGCCGAGACGGCAGGTTGGCAGGAGCCGGCCTTCGACGACTCGGCCTGGAAGCAGGCCCTGGTGTCGGCACCCCTCGGCGGCGGCCCCTGGCGGGACATTGCGGGCCTGGGCGAGCCAGGAGATGCGGCCTCCGTCTATGCCCACGCCGATCCCGCGGCCAAGGAGCTCTATCTCGCCATTCGCAAGGTCAAGCGTCGCATCACCTTCCGGAATCCGGCGTTGGACTTCTCGCAAGTGCTCTTCATTGACCAGCCTTATCCGACCGGCCCAGAGACCCGCCACGAGGCCATTCACCGAATGGGTATCTGGGCCACGCCCGGCGGCCGTCTCCTCGTCCTGGAAGGGCTGCACCCGGGCGGCGCCGTGCGCAAGCTCGCCCCCGACGCGCCGGGCTCCTTCTGGCGGCCCGACCTATCGTTCGACGCCAAGAGGGTGCTGTTCTGCTATAAGTCACACGCCGACAAGAGCTTCCACCTCTACGAGATCAATCTCGACGGCACCGGGCAGCGCCAGCTTACCAGTGGCGACTACGATGATGCCGACCCCATCTACCTCCCCGATGGCCACATCATGTTCGTGACCACTCGCGGCAACTCTTACGTGCGCTGCGGCCCGTTCATATACTCTTATATACTGGCGCGTTGCGACGCCGATGGGTCCAACATCTACCTCATCAGCATGGGCGGCGAGCCCGACTGGACGCCCGCCCTGCTGCCCGATGGCCGCATTATCTACTCGCGCTGGGAGTACACGGATAAGCCCCTCTGGCGAGTGCAGAGTCTATGGACTACAAACCCAGATGGCACCAATACTTCGGTCTTCTGGGGCAACCAGAGCGTTTGGCCCGACCACCTCTCGGAGCCGATGCCCATCCCCAACAGCCGCCGGGTGATGTTCAGCGGCGTGGGCCATCACGAGTGGTGGAATGGCTCGATCGGCATAGTGGACCCCGAGAAGGGCCGCAACTTCCCCGATGGCCTGACGAAGGTCACTGCGGACGTCCGTTGGGCCGAGTGCTCGACCCCACCTGTTGACCCCATCGAGGCCGCCGACTATCACGCGTCCGGCCGCTTCACGGGCTACAAGACGCCGTATCCCCTTACCGAACAGGACTTTCTGGTGTCGGCGTGCGGCGCGGTGGGCAGGTTCCGTCTGTACCTGATGGACGTCCACGGAAATCGCGAACTGATCTACGAGGGTGCGCATAACATCCTGCACGCCATGCCGATACGCCCGCGCCGCACACCGCCCGTCATCCCCGACCGGGTGGCGTGGCCGGGCACGGGCAAGGACCGCAAGCCGCCTGAGCCAGGGGTCTTCTTCAGCCCGGATGTCTATGAGGGCGTGCCGGACCTGCCCCGTGGCAGCGTCAAGTACTTACGGGTGTGGCAGATGGACCACAAGACTTACTCGACCTGGCGCAAGACCTACCGCAACTCCGGCCCGCCCGTCTCCATCGTGCAGGAGGAGGGCGTGAAGCGGATCCTCAGCGAGGTCCCGGTCGAGGCCGACGGTTCCGTCTGTTTCAAGGCGCCCGCCGGCAAGGCCCTCCACTTTCAGCTTCTCGACGAGCATCGCCGGTGCCTCCAGACCATGCGGAGCTTCAGTGGCGTGATGCCGGGTGAGGTCCGCGGCTGCGTGGGCTGCCACGAGCTGCACAGCGCCACCCCGCCCTTCACCCAGGGCATCGCATTCCGACGCCCACCAACCGAACTCTCCCCTCCCCCGTGGGGAACGGAAAGCATTGGCTACGAGAGATTTGTGCAGCCCGTCCTCGATCGTTACTGCGGCAAGTGCCATCAGGGCGACGGGAGGGGGAGGGAGAAGCTCGATCTCACGCTGCGGCCGGGGGTGAGCGTGTTCAAGGAGCCGTATCTAACTCTCGTCGGTGCAGCAGGTTGGGGCAATCCTGCGCCGGGCAATCGCCCGGGCTATGGGATTGCCGCCGCGCTGCCTGTCGAAACGATGGACCCTTCTCTGAACGACCCGCGCGCTTACGCCACCTTCAGGCCGATGACCTATCTATCGTTCAGGTCGAAACTTATCGAGATTGCGATGGGCGGAAAGCACAACGATGTGAAAGTGGACCCTCTGAGCCTGCACCGTCTCATCGCGTGGGTGGACGCCTGTGCGCCCTACAATGGCGAGGAGGAGATCCGCGCGATGCCGGACCCCGATTTCCCAGGGATTGAGGAGCTGCCTGTCCGCCCCCTGGTCGGCACGGCGCCGGTCATCGAGCGTCCTTGATTGGGAGACCGCCTCAGGCGTAGGCGCGGGTGAGCTCGAGCTTGGAGCCGACGAGGCGCTCGACCTCGGCGACGTTGCGCCGCTGGTCGCGGGTGACGAAGCTCGTCGCCCGCCCGGTGGCCTCGTGGCGTGCCGTCCGCCCGATGCGGTGAACGTAGTCCTCGGCCGAGCCGGGGAAGTCGTAGTTGATGACGTGCTCGATGTCGGCGACGTCAATCCCGCGAGCCGCAATGTCGGTCGCGATGAGGATGCGGCAGCGCCCCTCGCGGAAGGCGTTCATGGCCTGGTCGCGCTGCGGCTGGGTGCGGTCCGAGTGGAGCCTGCCGACACGGTGGTGATGCCGAGAGACGGCGGCGGCGAGCCGCTCGGCGCCCCGCTTGGTGCGCACGAAGACGAGCACGCGGCCCTCGCTCCTGTCGAGCAGGTCGAGGAGCAGGCGGGTTTTCTCATTCTCGTTGACGGCGAAGAGTTGCTGCTCGGCGCGGGCCACGGGCGCCACGCGGCCGACTTGGATGCGTTCGGGCTGGCGCATGTTCCGGCGCGCGATCTGCTCGACGTCGGCCGGCATGGTGGCGGTGAACATCAGGGTCTGGCGCTCGCGCGGCAGGGCCTCGATGACGCGGCGGATCTGGGGGATGAAGCCCATGTCGTGCATCCGGTCCGCCTCGTCCACCACGAACGTCTCGATCTCGTCGAGCACCACGGTGCGCGAGTTGAGGTGGTCAATCAGGCGCCCGGGCGTGGCCACCAGCACGTTGGGCCACGAGCGCAGGGCCTTGTAGTCCTCGTCCATCGGGATGCCGCCGACAACGATGGCCGCCCGGATGCCGCTGGAGCGGCCGAGGGTCTCGAATACGCCGTGAATCTGTTGCGCGAGTTCGCGCGTCGGGGCGAGCACCAGGGCGCCCAGCTCGACGCGATGGGCCATGCGCTGGATGATCGGCAGCGCGAAGGCGGCTGTCTTGCCCGTGCCCGTCTGCGCCACGCCGATCAGGTCCTTGCCCTCGAGCGCGATGGGGATACATTGCGCCTGGATCGGCGTCGGGGTCTCGTAGCCTGCGGCGGCGATGTCCTGGCGAATGCTCTCGAGCAGCGGATAGTCCGCAAACCTCACGTTCTTCTGTCCTGTCACGAACTCTGCCTCTCAAACAAGGGGGCCAGACCGGTCGGGGTGCAGAGGGTGGGCGGGAGACGAATCGGCGGGTGGTCTTACCGGAAGGCGAGAATCAGCCAGAATGCGTCTACTCTTGCTTCGGCCTCTGACAACACGTTGTCCCAACCATCTACTCATCTGACCCGTTATCATAGCGGATCGGCGGGAGAATAGCAAGCGCGTTCCGGCGTTTGACTCGAGGAGGCGTGTGCGGGATGATATAGGGGAAGGCGGACGGGTCCATTTCGTGTCACACGGCAAGGGGTGTGAGATGCGTGATACGACGCGGCTGGCCGCCTTGCGGCGCCGCGTGCGCGCGGCGATGGAGCAGCCGCCCGTGCGGTGGGAGTGTCCCGCGCGCATCGCCGAGTGCTACATGGCCGAGCCGCTCGCGGTGCGCAAGGCGCGCGCCATCGCCCTCAAGCTGGCGGCCATGCCCACCGAGCTCTGGCGCGGCCAGCTCTTCGCGGGCTCGATGACGCTCGAGGAGCCGCGCGTGCACGCCGAGTGGGGCTTTCCCGACTACGCCACCGACGCGGAGCGCGACGCCGCCGCGGCCAAGGGGCTGAGCATCCGCTCGGTCTTCGGCCACGTGGTGCCCGATTATCCGACACTGCTCGCCAAGGGCCTTCGCGGCATCCGCGCCGATGCGGAGGCCCAGCGGCCCCTCGCCGCGACCCCGCAGGAGACGGCCTTCCTCGATTCGGTCGCCATCGCCCTCGACGCGGTGATGGACTTCGCGGCCCGGCTGGCGACGCGCTGCGAGGCAGAGGCCGGCGCCGAGTCGGACGCGGCCCGCGCGGCCGAGCTGCGGCAGATGGCCGCGAACCTGCGCCAGGCGCCCGCGGGGCCGTCGCTCACCTTCTGGCAGGCCCTCCAGAGCGTGTGGCTGCTCCACATGATCTTCCATTCGACGATGAACGGCAACGCGCTGGGCCGCCTCGACCAGTACGCCTGGCCGCTGCTCGAGGCCGACCTGGCGGCGGGCCGCCTGACCCTCGACGGCGCGGCCGAGCTGGTCGGCTGCTTCTGCCTGAAGTTCAACGAGCGCGCCAAGACCACCGACGAGCAGCGCCCCGAGGCCCGCGAGCCCGAGCCGCTCGACCCGGCCCGCCGCACCCGCCATTACACCTCGTCGCAGATCGGCACCCGCCGCGACGGCCTCGACGCCACGAACCACTGGCTCCAGAACATCGTGGTCGGCGGCCTCACGCCCGAGGGGGCCGACGGCACCAACCCTCTGTCGTTCCTTCTCCTCGACGCCTACGCGCGCAACGAGATGACCAATCCTCTCCTCACGGTGCGCCTGCACCGCGGCACGCCCGAGGCGTTGCTGCGCCGCGCCTGCGAGGTGCTCAAGGCCGGCGGCGGCATGCCGGCGCTCTTCAACGACGAGGCCCTGGTGCCCGCCCTCGAACGCCTCGGCATCCCGACCCCCGACGCGCGCGACTACACCAACGACGGCTGCTGGGAGGTGATCCTCCCCGGCCGCACCAACTTCGTGTTCCAGCGCCTCAGCCTGATGCTGTGCCTGCTCTGGGCGTTGGGCCGCGACCGCTCCGAGGCCGCGCCCGACACCGGCGACCCGCGCGCCTTCGCGTCGTTCGACGACGTCTGGCGGGCCTTCCTCACCCAGATGGACTCGATGGTCGGCCGCGTGGTGCGCCGTGTGGCGGACACCGTGAACGACCGCAGCACGATCGCGCCCGTGCCGCTGCTGAGCGCGCTGATGGACGGTGCGATCGCCGCGCGGCGCGACATGACGGCGGGCGGCTCGAAGTACCGCACCTTCGGCATGCTCGCCGAGAGCGCCGCGCACGCGATCGACTCGCTCGTGGCCATCAAGACCGTCCTCTTCGAGCAACGGGCAGCCACGATGGCCGAGCTGTGCGACGCCCTCGCGGCGAACTTCGAGGGCCACGAGGCGTTGCGGAGGCGGCTGCTCTGCGCGCCCAAGTACGGCAACGACGACGGCCGCGCCGACGCGGTGGGCCGTGACGTGATCGCCGCCTTCACCGAGGCCGTGGCCCGCCACGCCGAGGCCCACCGGGCCACTGTGCTCTTTCCCGCGGGCGTGGGCACGTTCTCCTGGTACATCGGCATCGGCGAGGGCCTGGGCGCGTCGCCCGACGG contains the following coding sequences:
- a CDS encoding DEAD/DEAH box helicase, which codes for MRFADYPLLESIRQDIAAAGYETPTPIQAQCIPIALEGKDLIGVAQTGTGKTAAFALPIIQRMAHRVELGALVLAPTRELAQQIHGVFETLGRSSGIRAAIVVGGIPMDEDYKALRSWPNVLVATPGRLIDHLNSRTVVLDEIETFVVDEADRMHDMGFIPQIRRVIEALPRERQTLMFTATMPADVEQIARRNMRQPERIQVGRVAPVARAEQQLFAVNENEKTRLLLDLLDRSEGRVLVFVRTKRGAERLAAAVSRHHHRVGRLHSDRTQPQRDQAMNAFREGRCRILIATDIAARGIDVADIEHVINYDFPGSAEDYVHRIGRTARHEATGRATSFVTRDQRRNVAEVERLVGSKLELTRAYA
- a CDS encoding pyruvate formate lyase family protein encodes the protein MRDTTRLAALRRRVRAAMEQPPVRWECPARIAECYMAEPLAVRKARAIALKLAAMPTELWRGQLFAGSMTLEEPRVHAEWGFPDYATDAERDAAAAKGLSIRSVFGHVVPDYPTLLAKGLRGIRADAEAQRPLAATPQETAFLDSVAIALDAVMDFAARLATRCEAEAGAESDAARAAELRQMAANLRQAPAGPSLTFWQALQSVWLLHMIFHSTMNGNALGRLDQYAWPLLEADLAAGRLTLDGAAELVGCFCLKFNERAKTTDEQRPEAREPEPLDPARRTRHYTSSQIGTRRDGLDATNHWLQNIVVGGLTPEGADGTNPLSFLLLDAYARNEMTNPLLTVRLHRGTPEALLRRACEVLKAGGGMPALFNDEALVPALERLGIPTPDARDYTNDGCWEVILPGRTNFVFQRLSLMLCLLWALGRDRSEAAPDTGDPRAFASFDDVWRAFLTQMDSMVGRVVRRVADTVNDRSTIAPVPLLSALMDGAIAARRDMTAGGSKYRTFGMLAESAAHAIDSLVAIKTVLFEQRAATMAELCDALAANFEGHEALRRRLLCAPKYGNDDGRADAVGRDVIAAFTEAVARHAEAHRATVLFPAGVGTFSWYIGIGEGLGASPDGRLAGEPVSSNFSPALGRDLDGLPSAILSYAKMHPERLPAGGPLDLRLARRLVEGDAGTARMAGLVRGFVESGGAMMTLTVADTEELRAAQREPDRYQSLRVRMGGWCAYFTMLSREQQDHHIRRQEARS
- a CDS encoding Gfo/Idh/MocA family oxidoreductase, translating into MSEASIGRRDFVGRLGLGSLAAVAAEGLAASALAGEAPRKEWTPTTDRKLRVGIVGYGVCSFGAQFGFQDHPNVEIVAVSDLIPERRAALMKACRCEKSYDSLELLVKDPKIEAVFTATDAPSHARHSMLVLNSGKHSMTAVPAVWGSLEDAEKLAETVQKTGLKYMMAETSCFHDDCYAMRQIYNAGGFGRLVYSEGEYYHYVTAPIDSYKGWRIGTPPLWYPTHSTAYYIGVTGKRFTSVSCVGFKSDKPWYQPGANKYDNPFGDEVALFQTSEGGASRMGMWHTVFSRISETGRVFGEKGWMDGMNYRGSLRPLPDLARPPLPPGVPAGGHGGSHGNLMHEFVTAILEDREPMVNVYEALAMTVPGIVAHQSALKDGETLKIPQIERPKA